A portion of the Carassius carassius chromosome 42, fCarCar2.1, whole genome shotgun sequence genome contains these proteins:
- the timm21 gene encoding mitochondrial import inner membrane translocase subunit Tim21-like: MMYSVFRIGRTSKCLQHILNRVHVRLPQHISASPVFQTPRCPASTWTFYPSRSLYTGVHVCSRSGGQKDTDQVSVSRSSHTPPIPSAAQKVKQAGKDFTYLIVVLIGLSVTGGLLYVVFQELFSSSSPSKIYGQAFERCRSHPEVIGAFGEPIKGFGETSRRGRRQQVSHVEYMKDGLKYMRLKFYIEGSEPGLRGTVHSESKENPETGKYEFRYIFVDIDTYPRRTIVIEDNR; this comes from the exons ATGATGTATTCTGTCTTCAGAATCGGACGAACGTCGAAGTGTCTGCAGCATATATTAAACCGTGTGCATGTCAGATTACCACAACACATCTCCGCTTCACCTGTTTTTCAAACACCCCGATGTCCTGCATCCACGTGGACATTTTATCCCTCTCGCTCGCTTTACACAGGAGTTCATGTCTGTAGTAGGAGCGGTGGGCAGAAGGACACGGACCAGGTGTCAGTTTCCAGAAGTTCCCACACACCTCCAATCCCGTCTGCGGCGCAGAAAG TCAAACAAGCTGGCAAAGACTTCACCTATTTGATTGTGGTGCTCATTGGACTCAGTGTAACAG GTGGACTGCTGTATGTGGTTTTTCAAGAGCTGTTTTCCTCTTCAAGCCCGAGCAAAATTTATGGGCAAGCTTTTGAGAGATGCAGATCTCACCCAGAG GTCATTGGAGCTTTTGGAGAGCCCATCAAAGGTTTTGGGGAAACCAGTCGGCGTGGAAGAAGACAACAAGTCAG TCATGTTGAGTACATGAAGGATGGACTCAAGTACATGCGGCTGAAATTTTACATTGAGGGATCTGAACCAGGATTACGAGGAACTGTTCATTCTGAATCAAAGGAG AATCCTGAGACTGGAAAATATGAATTCAGGTATATCTTTGTAGACATAGACACGTATCCCAGGAGGACAATCGTCATTGAAGACAACAGATAA